The Canis lupus familiaris isolate Mischka breed German Shepherd chromosome X, alternate assembly UU_Cfam_GSD_1.0, whole genome shotgun sequence genome has a segment encoding these proteins:
- the LOC100684429 gene encoding protein BEX1-like, giving the protein MASQEEHAVKNLNMENTDQENKKYDEKEQSTNKGEPLALPLETGEYCVPRVNRRRFRVRQPILQYRWDVFQRLEEPQGRMREENMEKIGEEMRQLMQKLKEKQFSHSLQAVSTDPPHRDHQDEFCLMP; this is encoded by the coding sequence ATGGCGTCCCAAGAGGAACACGCAGTAAAAAATCTCAACATGGAAAATACtgaccaggaaaataaaaaatatgatgaaaaggAGCAAAGTACTAATAAAGGAGAGCCCTTGGCCCTCCCTTTGGAAACTGGTGAATATTGTGTGCCTAGAGTAAATCGTAGGCGGTTCCGTGTTAGGCAGCCCATCCTGCAGTATAGGTGGGATGTGTTTCAGAGGCTTGAAGAGCCACAGGGAAGGATGAGAGAAGAGAATATGGAAAAGATTGGGGAGGAGATGAGACAACTCATGCAAAAGCTGAAGGAAAAGCAGTTCAGTCATAGTCTACAGGCAGTTAGCACTGACCCTCCTCACCGTGACCATCAGGATGAGTTTTGCCTTATGCCTTGA